A DNA window from Carnobacterium funditum DSM 5970 contains the following coding sequences:
- a CDS encoding RluA family pseudouridine synthase has translation MAKRNTKPAAKKRIEKKSFQYKDATKATEYTVKEPMELLAFLIEEKVKNSRNSIKSVLTRGQVWVDGKNIKQHNYLLSPGQKVSIVSNKEAIKEKALVGVSILFEDKDIIVINKEAGMLSMASKSEHDLTAYRQVTTYVKEDDKKNRVFVVHRLDRDTSGVMLFAKSEEVKLALQENWSDIVKERIYTALVEGVIAKDEGTVDSWLTENKSMHVFSSSFDNGGKRAITHYKKIKSNEAFTLLEIQLETGRKNQIRVHMEEIGHPVVGDKKYGSTVNPLKRLGLHATTLALIHPTTGELVSFKAKVPKVFSVHSK, from the coding sequence ATGGCAAAAAGAAATACTAAACCTGCTGCTAAAAAAAGAATAGAGAAAAAATCATTCCAGTATAAAGATGCAACGAAAGCGACAGAATACACGGTTAAAGAGCCGATGGAATTGTTGGCTTTTCTAATAGAAGAAAAGGTTAAAAATAGTCGCAATTCTATAAAGTCCGTCTTAACTAGAGGTCAAGTATGGGTTGATGGGAAAAATATCAAGCAGCACAACTATCTTTTATCTCCAGGACAAAAAGTATCAATTGTTTCTAATAAGGAGGCTATTAAAGAAAAAGCCTTAGTGGGAGTCAGTATATTATTTGAAGATAAAGACATCATCGTGATTAACAAAGAAGCAGGTATGCTTTCAATGGCTTCTAAAAGTGAACACGACTTGACAGCCTATCGCCAAGTAACTACGTATGTTAAGGAAGACGATAAGAAGAATCGAGTTTTTGTGGTTCACCGTTTAGATAGAGATACTTCAGGTGTGATGCTTTTTGCAAAAAGTGAAGAAGTAAAGCTAGCTTTACAAGAAAATTGGTCAGATATCGTAAAGGAGAGAATCTACACGGCCTTAGTTGAAGGAGTCATTGCGAAAGACGAAGGAACAGTCGATTCTTGGCTAACTGAAAATAAATCTATGCATGTTTTCTCCAGTTCGTTTGACAACGGCGGAAAACGAGCTATTACACATTATAAAAAAATTAAGTCTAATGAAGCATTCACGTTATTGGAAATTCAACTTGAGACTGGCCGGAAAAATCAAATTAGAGTCCATATGGAAGAAATTGGGCATCCGGTTGTGGGTGACAAAAAATATGGCTCTACTGTTAATCCATTGAAACGTCTGGGATTACATGCAACAACATTAGCACTCATCCATCCTACAACGGGTGAATTAGTAAGTTTCAAAGCAAAAGTACCAAAAGTGTTTTCAGTTCACTCAAAATAA
- a CDS encoding CAP domain-containing protein yields MKRLFSSILLVTIALILGFWLGKTNALQGTWIGDTLSDTVEKIPNPESIVTIIEGEGSLKKVTPIPESQPQESTAVSEPEKEINETTANIDYKLIEDTIFNLLNQVRRENNLPELTPNAQLKKAARKRAKETEESFSHTRPDGSETFTILEEADYKYVYQLAGENLGMATNYLDETGMAELLSNGWVDSPGHYENMIRKEFKEVGIGVSFDGENIYAVQLFGTPMAN; encoded by the coding sequence ATGAAAAGACTTTTTTCTTCTATATTATTAGTGACAATAGCATTAATTTTGGGTTTTTGGCTAGGCAAGACAAATGCCTTGCAAGGAACATGGATAGGCGATACTCTCTCTGATACGGTAGAGAAAATTCCTAATCCTGAATCAATCGTAACTATTATTGAAGGTGAAGGATCCTTAAAAAAAGTGACTCCAATTCCTGAAAGCCAACCACAAGAATCAACAGCAGTTTCTGAACCGGAAAAAGAGATAAACGAAACAACAGCTAATATTGATTATAAATTAATAGAAGACACTATTTTTAACTTGTTGAATCAAGTACGTCGTGAAAATAATTTACCTGAATTAACACCCAATGCTCAATTAAAAAAAGCGGCTCGAAAACGAGCCAAGGAAACAGAAGAATCTTTTTCGCATACGAGACCAGACGGTAGTGAAACCTTCACTATTCTCGAAGAAGCCGATTACAAGTATGTTTACCAATTAGCCGGTGAAAATCTAGGTATGGCTACGAATTATCTAGATGAAACGGGGATGGCAGAATTATTGTCTAATGGTTGGGTAGATAGCCCAGGTCATTATGAAAATATGATTCGTAAAGAATTCAAAGAAGTTGGGATTGGAGTTTCTTTTGACGGGGAAAATATTTATGCTGTTCAGCTTTTTGGAACACCTATGGCAAACTAA
- a CDS encoding YjjG family noncanonical pyrimidine nucleotidase gives MKHYHFLLFDIDDTILDFKATEKSALTFLFEQQGLTLTTEIENNYNQINQSLWQDFEQNKIIRDDIFSSRFPLLFKELNVDIDGILFEQNYRHFLNHGYDLVDGSLKLLKELSSRHSIYAVTNGVSKTQYQRMGAAKLLPLFNDIFVSEDTGYQKPMKHYFDYVFERIPNFSIEQALMIGDSLSSDILGGQTAGIDTCWFNPNLKPSNPLIQPTYQITKLDELHDIVK, from the coding sequence ATGAAACACTATCATTTCTTGCTATTTGATATCGATGATACGATATTGGATTTTAAAGCTACAGAAAAATCAGCTTTGACTTTCTTATTTGAACAGCAAGGGCTTACCTTGACTACTGAAATTGAAAATAACTACAATCAAATTAATCAGAGCTTATGGCAAGATTTCGAACAAAATAAAATCATTCGTGATGACATATTCTCTTCTCGTTTCCCACTACTATTCAAAGAATTAAACGTAGATATTGATGGTATACTATTTGAACAAAATTACCGACATTTTTTGAATCACGGATATGACTTGGTTGATGGCAGTTTGAAATTATTAAAAGAACTAAGCTCTAGACACTCCATTTATGCCGTTACTAACGGGGTATCAAAAACACAATACCAAAGGATGGGAGCTGCAAAACTATTGCCGTTGTTTAATGATATCTTTGTGTCTGAAGATACAGGTTATCAAAAACCAATGAAACATTATTTCGATTATGTTTTTGAGCGTATTCCAAATTTTTCAATCGAGCAAGCATTAATGATTGGTGATTCTTTAAGTTCCGATATCCTTGGAGGTCAAACGGCTGGCATAGATACTTGTTGGTTTAACCCAAACTTAAAACCATCTAATCCCCTAATTCAACCTACTTACCAAATTACTAAACTTGATGAATTACATGATATCGTAAAATAA
- the pepF gene encoding oligoendopeptidase F, producing MVQEKLKNRADVSTELTWDLTALYKTKSDFEKAIKEIKIATDKFCSDYENQLVGAMIIKSALKDYEKIMQSASLINHYAFLPESVDITNPTNTELSRSVNNLLAEIEAKLSFFDSELMTNDSEILNQVAEAERAFAPYIRHLKEKKNVQLDPTVEKALAQLGPVLNASESIYEQARLADMDFGTFAVEGKEYPLSFVSYEDYYMYHADTAIRRGAFDKFSTVLANYQNVVAETYYTQVQKEKTLATMRGFDSVFDYLLFDQEVDRDLYNRQIDTIMNDLAPVMQKYIGHVKEENGLDKMTYADLKIDLDSDYSLKVTVEESKELVADALSILGQDYVDLILKAYPERWVDFVQNKGKSTGGFCTNPYGKHPYVLMSWTNQLSDVYTLIHEFGHAGQAILSAESNSILGEEPSLYLIEAPSTFNELLLTDLLKRKSTDARRERFALTNMLTNTYFHNFITHLLEAAYQREVYQLVDDGKSFDAAKLCAIKKSVLNQFWGDAVEINPGAELTWMRQSHYYMGLYSYTYSAGLTIATQAFLRIQKEGQSAVNEWLEFLASGDQYKPGKSALIAGVDITTTKPLNDTISYLEESVDRIIALSKEISH from the coding sequence ATGGTACAAGAAAAATTGAAAAACAGGGCAGATGTTTCCACAGAATTAACATGGGACTTAACAGCTTTATATAAGACAAAATCAGACTTCGAAAAGGCGATTAAAGAAATAAAAATAGCAACAGATAAGTTTTGTAGCGATTATGAAAACCAACTGGTAGGTGCCATGATTATCAAATCAGCTTTAAAGGATTACGAAAAAATTATGCAATCAGCTTCTTTGATTAACCATTATGCTTTTTTACCAGAATCAGTTGATATTACGAATCCAACTAACACAGAGCTTTCTCGTTCTGTAAATAACTTGTTAGCAGAGATAGAAGCCAAGCTTTCCTTTTTCGATTCTGAATTAATGACAAATGATTCAGAGATTCTAAATCAAGTTGCAGAAGCAGAACGAGCATTTGCACCTTATATTCGTCACCTCAAAGAAAAAAAGAATGTTCAATTAGATCCAACAGTAGAGAAAGCCCTCGCCCAACTTGGTCCAGTATTAAATGCTTCAGAATCTATATATGAACAAGCACGTTTAGCAGATATGGATTTTGGCACTTTTGCTGTCGAAGGCAAAGAGTATCCATTAAGTTTTGTTTCATACGAAGACTATTATATGTATCATGCCGATACGGCTATTCGTCGTGGGGCTTTTGATAAGTTTTCTACCGTTTTAGCGAATTATCAAAATGTAGTAGCTGAAACCTACTATACGCAAGTGCAAAAAGAGAAAACACTAGCCACGATGCGAGGCTTTGATTCAGTTTTTGATTATTTATTATTTGATCAAGAAGTCGACCGTGATTTATATAATCGTCAAATCGATACCATCATGAATGACTTAGCTCCTGTCATGCAAAAATATATTGGTCATGTTAAAGAAGAGAATGGGTTAGATAAAATGACGTATGCTGATTTGAAAATAGATTTGGATTCAGACTATTCGCTAAAAGTAACTGTTGAAGAGTCTAAAGAATTAGTAGCAGATGCGTTAAGTATACTAGGTCAAGATTATGTAGATCTTATCTTAAAGGCCTACCCAGAACGGTGGGTAGACTTTGTTCAAAATAAAGGGAAGTCAACAGGCGGTTTTTGTACCAATCCATATGGTAAGCATCCTTATGTTTTAATGTCTTGGACAAACCAACTATCAGATGTCTATACCCTGATTCATGAATTTGGTCACGCTGGACAAGCAATATTATCTGCTGAATCCAACTCTATTTTAGGTGAAGAGCCATCACTTTACTTGATTGAGGCTCCATCTACTTTCAATGAATTATTATTGACAGATTTATTGAAACGAAAAAGTACAGATGCTCGTAGAGAACGATTTGCATTAACAAATATGTTAACCAACACGTACTTCCATAACTTTATTACACATTTATTGGAAGCGGCCTACCAGAGAGAAGTTTACCAACTAGTCGATGATGGAAAAAGTTTTGATGCAGCTAAATTATGTGCCATTAAAAAATCCGTTTTAAACCAATTCTGGGGTGACGCTGTTGAAATCAATCCTGGTGCAGAACTGACTTGGATGCGTCAAAGTCATTATTATATGGGTCTATATTCTTACACGTACTCTGCAGGACTAACGATAGCGACCCAAGCTTTCTTACGGATTCAAAAAGAAGGACAGTCTGCTGTTAATGAGTGGCTGGAGTTCTTGGCATCAGGAGACCAATATAAACCTGGAAAATCTGCTCTGATTGCAGGTGTGGATATTACAACCACTAAACCATTAAATGACACTATCAGTTATCTAGAAGAATCAGTGGATAGAATTATTGCCTTAAGTAAAGAGATTAGCCATTAA
- a CDS encoding MFS transporter: protein MIKSPSLNLRFSSLQGLYWMCFCVTYGFASVFLLEKNFDNQGIGFILAASNILSVFLQPTLGSLIDRLSKLTLKFVMSSIAILAILLLVLLIFLSNFALLDALLYTLIVSLTLTLQPLINSLSFEYINAGMAINYGVTRGVGSLSFGITSFFLGQLLSRYNATVLPIICLGLYILLLVLILSFPSLDSNDLSSTLSVHPAENLFVKETMLTFIKKYKYFGFLLIGIAFLFLFHTIVNTYLFQIVTSLGGDDSDFGLALTIATICELPAMLGFDYLQQKFKSGKMLLFAGIFFVIRSFVFLFSSSLWMLVIAQLLQGLAFAVYTPAISYYVNNLMSNYDKIKGQTFVIGAATLGSVFGSIIAGWLLDSAGITPMLVVGSIAAFIGSVLLIFSVRTDI from the coding sequence TTGATTAAATCACCGAGTCTAAACTTACGCTTTTCAAGTCTTCAAGGACTTTATTGGATGTGTTTTTGTGTTACGTATGGATTTGCTTCAGTTTTCTTACTAGAGAAAAATTTTGATAATCAAGGTATCGGTTTTATTCTAGCTGCATCAAATATCCTCTCTGTTTTTCTCCAACCAACATTAGGTTCTTTGATTGATCGCTTAAGTAAATTAACATTGAAATTTGTCATGTCTTCAATTGCTATTTTAGCGATTCTGCTGTTAGTCCTATTAATCTTTTTATCTAACTTTGCTTTATTAGATGCTCTATTGTATACTTTGATCGTTTCGTTAACTTTAACTTTACAACCCTTAATTAATTCTTTGTCATTTGAGTACATCAATGCAGGTATGGCTATTAATTATGGGGTAACTAGAGGCGTTGGTTCTCTTAGTTTCGGTATAACTTCTTTCTTTTTAGGACAATTATTGAGTCGTTATAATGCTACTGTCCTTCCTATTATTTGTTTAGGTTTATACATTTTATTGTTAGTTTTGATTTTAAGTTTTCCTAGTCTAGACAGCAACGATCTATCTTCAACCTTATCTGTGCATCCGGCCGAAAATTTATTTGTCAAAGAGACTATGTTAACATTCATCAAAAAATACAAATACTTTGGCTTTCTTTTAATTGGAATTGCTTTTCTTTTTCTTTTTCATACTATTGTTAATACTTATCTCTTTCAAATTGTCACGAGTTTGGGTGGGGATGATAGCGATTTCGGTTTAGCTCTAACTATTGCAACAATTTGTGAATTACCAGCCATGTTAGGATTTGATTATTTACAACAGAAATTTAAAAGTGGTAAAATGTTACTATTTGCTGGTATCTTTTTTGTCATCCGAAGCTTCGTATTTTTATTTTCTAGTTCTCTTTGGATGCTAGTTATTGCTCAGTTGCTTCAAGGCTTGGCTTTTGCCGTTTACACTCCCGCTATTTCTTATTATGTAAACAATTTAATGAGCAACTATGATAAAATAAAAGGGCAAACATTTGTTATAGGGGCAGCAACATTAGGAAGTGTTTTTGGTAGTATTATTGCCGGTTGGTTGTTAGACTCCGCTGGCATAACACCTATGCTAGTTGTTGGGAGTATTGCGGCATTCATAGGCAGCGTACTACTCATTTTTTCTGTCCGTACCGATATTTAA
- a CDS encoding DUF1761 domain-containing protein, whose protein sequence is MKKIKDERLILKNLKNVRITYFIQTIGILGILGYDLVTKGINGMTENPLWFVFVVGTIVSTYLSMGINVEHETNNKVPKKGLIISVVISALISIIIGFLLSLTDGFGLLEGLIIGAIFFICSLIPNFYIYYLRTKRQD, encoded by the coding sequence ATGAAAAAAATTAAAGATGAGCGTTTAATTCTAAAGAATTTAAAAAATGTTAGAATCACATATTTTATTCAAACAATTGGTATCCTCGGAATTTTAGGTTATGACTTAGTCACTAAAGGAATAAATGGAATGACAGAAAATCCATTATGGTTTGTTTTTGTTGTTGGAACTATTGTTTCTACGTATTTATCTATGGGTATTAACGTGGAACACGAAACCAATAATAAAGTTCCAAAGAAAGGACTGATAATTTCAGTTGTTATAAGTGCACTTATTTCTATTATTATTGGTTTTTTATTATCGCTTACGGACGGTTTTGGTCTCCTTGAAGGATTAATTATAGGGGCGATATTTTTTATTTGTTCGCTTATACCAAATTTTTATATTTATTATCTACGAACTAAGCGACAAGATTAG
- a CDS encoding helix-turn-helix transcriptional regulator, with protein MENRVKVARVQVGLTQQQLAERIDVTRQTISLIEKGRYHPLLKLCLKICYAVNKKLDELFWKEEE; from the coding sequence GTGGAAAATAGAGTAAAGGTTGCACGCGTTCAGGTTGGCTTAACTCAGCAACAATTAGCTGAAAGAATAGACGTTACTCGCCAAACGATTAGCCTGATTGAAAAAGGAAGATATCATCCATTATTGAAATTGTGTCTTAAAATCTGCTATGCAGTTAATAAAAAACTAGATGAACTATTTTGGAAGGAAGAGGAATGA
- a CDS encoding dihydrofolate reductase family protein: MRKVILNLAISLDGRIVDEKNQFDWIHGDGDKSNNTDNQFSFSVFLNACDTLILGKTAYNDLPSGSIELFAGKRIVVLTHSTDKPKTENIEFFNGDLATLVKDLKLIAGKDIWVFGGASVCNSLIKEDLIDEYIIGMIPVIVGNGTRLFADGNPLLELHLEQYTVDEGIVIIIYSRKK, translated from the coding sequence ATGAGAAAAGTTATATTAAATTTAGCTATTAGCTTAGATGGAAGAATTGTAGACGAAAAGAATCAATTTGATTGGATACACGGTGATGGAGACAAATCGAATAATACAGATAATCAGTTTAGTTTTTCGGTATTTTTAAATGCTTGTGACACATTGATACTCGGAAAAACAGCTTATAATGATTTGCCATCAGGGAGTATCGAGTTATTTGCAGGTAAAAGGATAGTTGTTTTAACTCATTCAACAGATAAGCCCAAAACAGAAAATATTGAATTTTTTAATGGTGATTTAGCTACATTGGTTAAAGACTTAAAGCTTATTGCAGGAAAAGACATTTGGGTATTTGGCGGAGCGAGTGTTTGTAATAGTTTAATTAAAGAAGATTTGATTGATGAATACATTATTGGAATGATTCCTGTGATTGTAGGGAATGGTACGAGGTTATTTGCTGATGGGAATCCTCTTTTGGAATTGCATTTAGAACAATACACTGTTGATGAAGGAATTGTCATAATAATCTACTCTCGAAAAAAATAG
- a CDS encoding Y-family DNA polymerase, whose translation MIQLDYSKEPCRDILCIDVKSFFASVESVKRGIHPLESYIVVMSKPDQAGGLVLAASPRVKEEYGIKTGSRRYEIPKDSKIQIVEPRMSLYLKVNLMINDIFQEFISSEDLHIYSIDESFLDVTSSHALFGSTKEIAVKIQQAIWQRLHLVTAIGIGDNPLLAKLALDNEAKDSPNFIAAWHYEDVTKTIWRIHPITEMWGIGSQTAKNLYKLGIDSVYQLSQYNVSALKRVQGVIGEQLFYHAHGIDRSILSEKYQTRSKSYGKSQILDRDYTEQAEIEVVIREMAEEVAARLRSHHVEAEVIHLSIGFSKEIIDKGFSHQLKIFPTAASRKISETCLHLFRTYYQQEPVRQISISCGKIHDKTDLQLDLFESAEQTIQKEKIDQVIDQVRHKYGYTSLVHASSLTSGATAIKRSGLVGGHKG comes from the coding sequence ATGATTCAATTGGATTATTCAAAGGAGCCTTGCCGAGATATTTTGTGTATTGATGTAAAGTCTTTTTTTGCGTCTGTTGAGTCCGTTAAAAGAGGCATTCACCCATTAGAGTCGTATATAGTAGTCATGAGTAAACCAGATCAAGCAGGGGGTCTGGTTTTGGCTGCTTCTCCAAGAGTAAAAGAAGAATATGGGATCAAAACGGGCTCTAGACGGTATGAAATCCCAAAAGATTCCAAAATTCAGATAGTTGAACCAAGAATGAGTTTATATTTAAAAGTAAATTTGATGATAAATGATATCTTTCAAGAATTTATTTCAAGTGAGGACCTGCATATTTATAGTATTGATGAATCATTTTTAGATGTGACCTCATCTCATGCGCTTTTTGGATCAACGAAGGAAATTGCAGTAAAGATTCAACAAGCGATTTGGCAGAGGTTGCACTTAGTAACCGCAATCGGTATAGGAGACAATCCTTTATTGGCTAAACTAGCATTAGATAATGAAGCAAAGGATAGTCCTAACTTTATAGCCGCTTGGCATTATGAGGATGTTACAAAGACAATCTGGCGTATTCATCCGATTACAGAGATGTGGGGGATAGGTAGTCAAACGGCAAAAAACTTGTATAAATTAGGAATCGATTCTGTTTATCAGCTGTCACAATACAATGTTTCTGCTTTGAAGCGAGTTCAAGGGGTAATTGGGGAACAACTTTTTTATCATGCGCACGGTATCGATCGAAGTATTCTATCTGAAAAGTACCAGACGCGCTCTAAATCTTATGGGAAAAGTCAGATTTTGGACCGAGATTACACCGAACAAGCAGAGATTGAAGTAGTTATTAGAGAGATGGCGGAAGAAGTGGCTGCTCGGCTGAGGAGTCATCATGTTGAGGCAGAAGTCATTCATTTGTCAATTGGATTCTCAAAAGAAATTATCGATAAAGGCTTCAGTCATCAATTAAAAATTTTTCCAACAGCTGCTAGTCGAAAAATAAGCGAAACTTGTTTGCATTTATTTAGAACCTACTACCAACAAGAGCCAGTAAGACAAATTTCTATTAGTTGTGGAAAAATTCACGATAAAACGGATTTACAGCTAGATCTATTTGAATCAGCTGAACAAACAATCCAAAAAGAAAAAATTGATCAAGTCATTGACCAAGTTCGGCATAAATACGGATACACCTCGTTAGTCCATGCTAGTAGCTTAACTTCTGGTGCAACGGCTATCAAAAGAAGTGGATTGGTTGGCGGTCATAAAGGTTAA
- a CDS encoding DUF975 family protein, translating into MRRYKSRVELKAEAKELLSGRWKDAILLNVVPTLLFIIVMAISLSVLAVLWREIGLNPVSYSMASNDGDNGSGTTSAGIISTLITVGISYTFLDWLRDPEMRIQSLKQAFQVFTKKYFLGTLLIYLMTSIFVFLWALLLVIPGIIKSFSYSQAYFIFKDRKSVSEGGKVSALDCITESKKMMDGHKWEYFVLQLSFIGWGILSILSLGIGFLWLNPYLNATTAAFYKNLSENDSYDESMEVF; encoded by the coding sequence TTGAGAAGATACAAAAGTAGAGTAGAATTAAAAGCAGAAGCAAAAGAGTTGTTAAGCGGAAGATGGAAAGATGCAATCTTATTAAATGTAGTACCGACATTGTTGTTCATAATCGTAATGGCGATTTCTTTGAGTGTATTAGCCGTTCTCTGGCGAGAAATAGGGCTGAACCCGGTTAGTTATAGCATGGCATCTAACGATGGGGACAATGGTTCTGGAACTACAAGTGCAGGTATTATCTCTACGTTGATTACCGTTGGGATTTCATATACTTTTTTAGATTGGTTGAGGGACCCAGAAATGCGCATTCAATCACTTAAACAAGCTTTTCAAGTATTTACAAAAAAATACTTTTTAGGTACGTTACTTATCTATCTTATGACGTCTATCTTTGTTTTTTTATGGGCATTACTACTGGTTATACCAGGAATTATAAAATCGTTTTCTTATTCTCAAGCTTACTTTATTTTTAAAGATCGAAAATCAGTTTCGGAAGGTGGAAAAGTATCTGCCCTTGATTGCATCACAGAAAGTAAAAAAATGATGGATGGACACAAGTGGGAATACTTTGTATTGCAATTGAGCTTTATCGGTTGGGGAATCTTAAGTATCTTATCTTTAGGAATCGGGTTCTTATGGTTAAACCCATATCTAAATGCAACTACTGCAGCCTTTTATAAAAATTTATCTGAAAATGATAGCTATGATGAATCAATGGAAGTTTTTTAA